The Oleiphilus messinensis DNA segment AGCACTGTTTTTTGGCCAGTCGTCTCTCAGGAAGGCTTCCCGCGCGGACTCGTTTCGCGCTTTTATCGCATCGACCTCATCCTCTGAGGCTAGTCCGTCAGCCAATACGCTTTGCAACGCATCTTTGTCGAACAGTTTTGATGTTTTGTGTTTCACCCGGGTAATCCATTGCTCGAACCGCTCTTCAAAACGAGCCGTCGGCTCCTGCGGCTGTAAACGGATAGTTCGACCGTTTTCCCAGCTCAGGTTCACGGCAACCACCAGATCGGCGTGGGATGCAACGGTGGGCATAATCGGAAGTGGATTTAACAAGCCGCCATCAACCAGAAGACGATCTCCAAGCGCCACCGGTGTCAACAAACTCGGAATCGCCACGGACGCCCGGATTGCTTGATGCAGCGGGCCTTCCTGGAACCAGATCTCCTTGTGGCGCAGCAAGTCTGTTGCAACCGCCGTGTAAGGAATCGGCAAATCTTCTATCGCAATATCACCGATCAACTCACGCACGATAGAAAATACTTTTTCGCCGCGGATTGCACCGGGAGAGGTGATCGACACATCTAGCAGACGCAGAATATCAAATTGATCCAGGCCGGTTGCCCAGTCTTTAAATTCCTTTAACTTTCCGGCGGCATAGATCCCGCCGACCAGCGCGCCCATGGAACACCCGGAAAGCGCGATAATGTCATAGCCATGCTCCTGAAGCACCTCAATTACACCAATATGAGCGTACCCCCTGGCCCCGCCACTGCCAAGAGCCAGCGCAACGGTTGGTTTTTTGTCCGGTTGTGCTTGTTTGATCATAGTATTGATTGGTTACATTATTGAGTGATCAGAAGCAGTTCAACACGATGGCCATCCAACGCCACATCTGGATGGGGCGCAAGCGGACCGACCCCTTTGTAAATCAATCGTTGCTCCGGTAATCCTCGCTTCAGCAACCAATCCCTGACCCGTTTCGCCATCGCCAGAGAGGCCTCTTCCCACTGGCGTACTGTGCGATACTGACGAGTCTGTACCAACACTTCCGAAGTTGGTGACACCGTCCGTGCCGTATGGCCAACAATATACAGATTTAAATGGGCATTTTGCGCCAGCATGGTTTTGAGTTGATCAATTTCGTTCTCGAGGCTGGAAAATTCCAGATCCAATTTCTCATCCGCTGGGACACTGATGATACGCTTCAACGCATTGCCCTGAGATCCGTTTTCCAATCCGCGGGAATTCAAGGACAGTTCCTGAACATAAACATAAACCCGTCGATTGCCGCGTTCAACGGTATAGATGACATATAAACCCGCTTCGGGTGCATTCACGCGAAAAACAGCATAATGCTGCTCGCGATCCTTACCGTATAACACCGCCTCACGAAAAATATCATTCGCCCAGGTATTGCTCTCGCCGCAATCCCGACCTTTGCACTGGTACATTAACGAACCATTGATAGCGCCAATTCTGCGCTCGTAATGCTGAAAAGCCTGAACGGCTGTGTGCCCCCCTTCAACCCGGTATAAAGACCAACTTCCCTGCACATCGAAACGCTGTTCTTTATCCAGTCTTACGGCATTGTTCACACGTTTGACTGCGCTCAATACTACGGGAAAATCAGGGTCACGAATGCTATCGCTACGCTCCAGTCGTGAATAGGGATAAGGATCAAGAGACGGCAGTGTTTCACTCAACACCGAGTGACTCAGGGCAAAAAGTGTCAGGACAACGACGAATCGCCCCAATGATCGCTGTGCATGTCGCAACAAGCAGAGGTAATCCGGTAGACGTATCATAATCATGTTTTATTATGTGCTCTTTTGTCTAAAAAAGGATTGATAACAGACGCTACAGCTTCAGGACTCCCCTCCAGGTGAAGATGATGATGTCCACACAGCTCATGCACTTCGCGTTGCGCCAGACAAGCTAGCCGTTTTTTCACAACGGCACTGCGAATCAGGAGTCCATCTTTAGCGAGAATAACACAGGTTGGAGATTTAACCGCAAGTAATATCGCCTGAACCTGCTCTTCTGACAAACGCATCAAGGAAGGGTACCGCAATCGGGCATCTGTGCGCCAGGTTACACCGCCATTACAGGGCTTGATACCTCGCGCCACCAGCCGTGCTGCCGCATCCTCACCCAGTGCGGTAATTCCCTTCATCCTCGCTGCCACAGCATCATGGATATGAGTGTAGACAGGTTGTGCATTTCGGTGAGATAAGCGTTTATCGATCGCTTTACGCAAGCCTCTGGGTAGTTTCTCCGGCTCATCGGAAAAAGGGCCAACGGAATCTATTAAAATCAGACTATGCAACCACTCCGGATAGGTCGCAGCCCAGATAACCCCGATTACGCCCCCTAAAGAGTGGCCCAAATAATGAACCTTTTGCAAGCCAAGTGCAGCGAGGAAGGACTGAATATCCAGAACAGACTCAAGCAAATGGTATTGCTCAGCAGGGCTCAAATGACCACTTCGTCCGTGACCGGGCAAGTCCAGCACCAGATAACGGAAGTGCTCAAGATTCAAATGCGGCATCAGGTTACAGAAAGACGCCGCATTATCCAGCCAGCCATGAACAACCAGCACCGGTTCACCCAGGGGACTACCCCACTCCTGAAAAGCAATCCGGCAACGCTCGGTTTGCACACTTTGCTCTGTCACCTTTAACCCCATAACCCACCCTTACACTGAATATAGACGAAACGCTGATCCCGCACTGCCAACCTTCCGTCCAAACAGACAACAGTACAA contains these protein-coding regions:
- a CDS encoding DUF4892 domain-containing protein, with translation MIMIRLPDYLCLLRHAQRSLGRFVVVLTLFALSHSVLSETLPSLDPYPYSRLERSDSIRDPDFPVVLSAVKRVNNAVRLDKEQRFDVQGSWSLYRVEGGHTAVQAFQHYERRIGAINGSLMYQCKGRDCGESNTWANDIFREAVLYGKDREQHYAVFRVNAPEAGLYVIYTVERGNRRVYVYVQELSLNSRGLENGSQGNALKRIISVPADEKLDLEFSSLENEIDQLKTMLAQNAHLNLYIVGHTARTVSPTSEVLVQTRQYRTVRQWEEASLAMAKRVRDWLLKRGLPEQRLIYKGVGPLAPHPDVALDGHRVELLLITQ
- a CDS encoding alpha/beta fold hydrolase, with amino-acid sequence MGLKVTEQSVQTERCRIAFQEWGSPLGEPVLVVHGWLDNAASFCNLMPHLNLEHFRYLVLDLPGHGRSGHLSPAEQYHLLESVLDIQSFLAALGLQKVHYLGHSLGGVIGVIWAATYPEWLHSLILIDSVGPFSDEPEKLPRGLRKAIDKRLSHRNAQPVYTHIHDAVAARMKGITALGEDAAARLVARGIKPCNGGVTWRTDARLRYPSLMRLSEEQVQAILLAVKSPTCVILAKDGLLIRSAVVKKRLACLAQREVHELCGHHHLHLEGSPEAVASVINPFLDKRAHNKT
- a CDS encoding patatin-like phospholipase family protein, with protein sequence MIKQAQPDKKPTVALALGSGGARGYAHIGVIEVLQEHGYDIIALSGCSMGALVGGIYAAGKLKEFKDWATGLDQFDILRLLDVSITSPGAIRGEKVFSIVRELIGDIAIEDLPIPYTAVATDLLRHKEIWFQEGPLHQAIRASVAIPSLLTPVALGDRLLVDGGLLNPLPIMPTVASHADLVVAVNLSWENGRTIRLQPQEPTARFEERFEQWITRVKHKTSKLFDKDALQSVLADGLASEDEVDAIKARNESAREAFLRDDWPKNSAAVVEKSEAAVVEKNERDDQNDPGLLREDGNKGRGGDQSSQLERSTRVDPVSPGRQFIQGDRVEADSRDDEIEEVLESNGQFSKFDIMNMAFETMQSSLTQYKLAGYPPDILINIPKHVCKTFEYHKAPELIALGRKQAEAALQAHEQKMDLSK